The Cellulomonas sp. P24 genome contains a region encoding:
- a CDS encoding MarR family winged helix-turn-helix transcriptional regulator yields the protein MSRPLLQADPHTGPARPADVAASPAPPDVVDATLTASRALVGLIARSLATLGDAVTTPQLRVLVVLSNHGPMRAGDLAEHLGANQSSFTRLADRMVAGNLVTRSTGTVDRREVIISATEHGVRVVADVTDARRREIAAVLGRLTPDEQDVVRAGFELFAHAAGEPLADQLVVPGV from the coding sequence ATGTCCCGCCCCCTCCTGCAGGCCGACCCGCACACCGGCCCTGCGCGCCCGGCTGACGTGGCCGCCTCCCCCGCACCACCCGACGTCGTGGACGCCACCCTCACGGCGTCGCGGGCACTGGTCGGGCTCATCGCCCGATCGCTCGCCACCCTGGGCGATGCCGTCACGACGCCCCAGCTGCGCGTCCTCGTCGTGCTGTCGAACCACGGCCCGATGCGGGCAGGCGACCTCGCCGAGCACCTCGGCGCCAACCAGTCGAGCTTCACCCGCCTCGCCGACCGGATGGTCGCCGGCAACCTCGTCACCCGGTCGACCGGCACCGTCGACCGTCGCGAGGTGATCATCTCGGCGACCGAGCACGGGGTCCGCGTGGTGGCCGACGTCACCGACGCCCGACGGCGCGAGATCGCGGCGGTGCTCGGCCGGCTCACCCCCGACGAGCAGGACGTCGTCCGGGCCGGCTTCGAGCTGTTCGCCCACGCGGCAGGAGAGCCCCTCGCCGACCAGCTCGTCGTCCCGGGGGTCTGA